A DNA window from Drosophila pseudoobscura strain MV-25-SWS-2005 chromosome 2, UCI_Dpse_MV25, whole genome shotgun sequence contains the following coding sequences:
- the Mur89F gene encoding serine-rich adhesin for platelets isoform X2 has translation MAPKMPPFSQLDKMATRTSSWLCRLLLVSLCIGAAAARDIPSSSIRGSSLAQSVDVAFYCPGEGLFADDYDCRIYYRCEQRTEQYIRPYMLACKENTVFSRTLRMCLPPTMAGRDECVDQLNEIDGSMGALGDGSDGYDGLVNDGQEDDHNALLNGAVTPAANELRTYATANQLPTNYGLTGLSGVSVISFSSSSSSSLRAAVSGEEGADEVVCRDDGFMSDPSDCTVFYRCISNGRGYNKIGFRCSDGTAWDESLQSCNHMFDVRANGGCHNQAQSEPQNDGYYAGQTSTQSSQSSYQNSTSSSNMSSSQQSSSTSSSSSQSSSTSSSSSSSNQESSTSSSNQQSSTGSSNQSSNSNQSSGSNQSNGSSSNNQNQSSGSSQSSGSNQSSGSNQSSGSNQSSGSTQSSSNNQGSGSNQSSSSGSNSSSTEGGGVNKPAPTECEDENTYIPDQKDCAKFYRCRLDGNGNLEQVPFTCGPGTVWNQDEKVCDLPSEDQKKKCNIGSGSASGQQSSGNNQSSSSSGNQSGSSSSSSNNNQSGSSQESTTASGSNQQSSSNQGSSSNQSSSQGSNQGSSSNQSANQGSSSSSTSNNQQSSTTSSTSSNQGSSTSTESSSTQATSTSKPSNPEGECKDTETYLADKTDCARFYRCVENGNGGFDTVPFDCSPGTVWDPDTKGCNHPTDVQKEQCRAMASGSGSSSNQGSSSQGSSSQGSSSSSNQGSSSSNQGSSSSNQGSSSSNQGSSSSNQGSSSSNQGSSSSNQGSSSSNQGSSSSNQGSSSSNQGSSASNQGSSSSNQGSSSSNQGSSSSTQGSSSANNQGSSSSTETSNNQGSTSSSQGSSSNQSSSSSTESSTQGSSSSNQSSSESSTSNQSSSSSTEGSSSTTTTQKPFKPAEKCESEETFLADKENCAKFYRCVDNGKGGFTKVSFTCPPNTLWDPEANSCNHPSQIQSQPMKCKKVTGSTSSNSTSSTSSSTTGGSTSNSGSSSNQGSSSTSGSSSNGGSSSGNESSTSSSSTSSSTTSSSTSNNNNNQGSSSSTSSSSNQGSSSSGSSSVVTSPTPSNPSETCTQNGQFIGDQTNCAKFYRCVDNDRGGFSMIPFTCGPGTVWDAQIQSCNHAWAVKGCGGSATPSTTQRPTTISTSTARPSTSRPSSSTTSTSRPSTSRPTSSGPTTSRPTTSRPSSSPTSTSRPSTSRPTTSGPTTSRPTTSQPSPSSSTSPPTSTSSPNTDGQCRSEGFMADPNNCSKFYRCVSNGKGGFTQIPFQCGAGTVWDQDLQTCNHNFNNCNTTITAERPPCETTNETTTTEASTPPTTTMIPTTPSTTTEITTTTISPPSTTTDIPSTTMTSTTGSGSTGSTETSEPVTTTMNPSTTTMKPLPAGTECEGEGYMADPEDCRKYYRCINAGNSYRRYNFTCPQGTGWNEDVQTCDYMANIPRCSKLPSTTTEPPTTTTTIYTSTTPTETESTVTESPKEPETTPTPKPEGPPTTTGTEKPTTKPTPETTTGTEKPTTKPTPETTTETEKPTTKPKPETTTESEKPTPKPTPEPTTETTNVSNESTTTTNQEDTTTTSSPGYKPSTTTAEPTTTNIPEPEPETNYNCTAEGFFADPEDCSHYYRCVDGSKNGKYQVYSFKCPNGTVWDTSADTCNYADQVSGNCSSSTTGSPTTTTVYPEETTEPSTTGSTETTTQSPKPETTTQYPKPTTTQSSKPETTTQSETTTSTSPIDTTTTGTTEPTTTEVITTTSSTPSTSSNGTQPCPTTGPGQNLYVCPTGFRRHPENCGMFYQCSENADSNDLNIVVFQCPNGTVYQDKSCSCGKPEAGDTCNKGQKRTNPNLFEDQTRRQNMIQISTTSPLCPDEGHFALNEDECSQLFVKCGYSEQTGRIEGQIYRCPQGFAYWNVSRRCEPARKLMNCTPTTYNVGGNVPLEWLNIGHRRRSLRI, from the exons ACATTCCATCTTCATCAATCCGTGGGAGCTCGCTGGCCCAAAGCGTGGACGTGGCCTTCTACTGTCCGGGCGAGGGTCTGTTTGCCGACGACTATGACTGCCGCATCTACTACCGCTGCGAGCAGCGCACGGAGCAGTACATCCGGCCGTATATGCTCGCTTGTAAGGAGAACACGGTCTTCTCGCGCACCCTTCGCATGTGCCTGCCCCCAACGATGGCCGGGCGGGACGAGTGCGTGGACCAGTTGAACGAAATTGACGGCAGCATGGGGGCTCTGGGTGACGGCTCGGATGGCTATGATGGACTCGTCAATGATGGCCAAGAGGATGACCATAATGCGCTGCTTAACGGTGCCGTCACACCCGCCGCCAATGAGCTGCGCACCTATGCGACGGCAAATCAGTTGCCGACAAATTACGGCCTGACAGGACTCAGTGGTGTTTCGGTCATATCCTTCTCGAGCTCCAGCTCATCATCTTTACGCGCCGCGGTGTCGGGGGAGGAGGGGGCCGATGAGGTGGTGTGCCGGGATGATGGATTTATGAGTGATCCCAGTGACTGCACCGTGTTTTATCGCTGCATCTCGAatggcaggggctataataaAATCGGTTTTCGCTGCTCGGACGGCACAGCCTGGGACGAATCCCTACAGTCGTGCAACCATATGTTTGATGTACGTGCTAATGGCGGGTGCCACAATCAGGCCCAGTCCGAGCCCCAGAACGACGGCTATTATGCAGGCCAAACATCAACACAGTCATCGCAGTCCAGCTATCAGAACTCCACGTCGTCGTCCAACATgtccagcagccagcagagcTCATCGACGAGCTCCTCGTCCTCCCAAAGTTCATCCACATCAAGCTCTAGCTCGAGCTCAAACCAGGAGTCGTCCACGTCGAGCAGCAACCAGCAATCGAGCACGGGCTCCTCGAATCAAAGCTCAAACAGCAACCAAAGCTCGGGAAGCAACCAGTCCAACGGAAGCTCTAGCAACAACCAGAACCAAAGCTCAGGCAGTAGCCAAAGCTCTGGCAGCAATCAAAGCTC TGGAAGCAATCAAAGCTCTGGAAGCAATCAAAGCTCTGGCAGCACTCAATCCTCCAGCAATAATCAAGGTTCTGGCAGTAATCAGAGCTCGTCTAGTGGTTCCAACAGCTCATCCACCGAAGGTGGAGGCGTCAACAAACCCGCACCCACTGAATGTGAGGATGAAAACACCTACATACCGGATCAAAAAGATTGCGCCAAGTTCTACAGATGTCGTCTAGATGGCAATGGAAACCTGGAGCAAGTGCCATTCACCTGCGGACCCGGGACTGTGTGGAACCAAGATGAGAAAGTCTGCGATTTACCTAGCGAAGACCAAAAGAAGAAATGTAATATAGGATCGGGCTCTGCAAGTGGCCAGCAATCCAGTGGCAACAATCAAAGTTCCTCATCGAGCGGCAATCAATCGGGCAGTTCCAGCAGTTCCAGCAATAATAATCaatcaggcagcagccaggagaGCACTACCGCATCAGGCAGCAATCAGCAATCCTCCAGTAATCAAGGCTCATCCAGCAACCAGTCATCCAGTCAAGGCAGCAATCAAGGCTCATCAAGCAATCAATCTGCTAATCAAGGCTCATCTTCCTCGTCCACCTCCAACAATCAGCAGAGCTCGACTACTTCATCCACTTCCAGCAATCAGGGATCATCCACAAGCACTGAAAGTTCCAGCACACAAGCAACTTCGACTTCGAAGCCATCGAATCCCGAAGGCGAATGCAAGGATACGGAAACATATTTGGCTGACAAGACAGATTGCGCACGATTCTATCGCTGTGTAGAGAATGGTAATGGTGGTTTCGACACGGTACCCTTTGACTGTTCGCCGGGAACGGTTTGGGATCCCGACACCAAGGGCTGCAACCATCCAACGGATGTGCAGAAGGAGCAATGCAGGGCTATGGCAAGTGGTAGTGGAAGTTCGTCCAATCAAGGATCAAGCAGCCAGGGATCTTCTAGCCAAGGATCATCGTCATCTTCTAACCAAGGATCATCGTCTTCCAACCAGGGCTCTTCGTCCTCTAACCAAGGATCATCGTCCTCCAACCAAGGATCATCATCTTCTAACCAAGGATCATCGTCTTCCAACCAGGGATCATCGTCTTCCAACCAGGGATCTTCGTCCTCTAACCAAGGATCTTCGTCCTCTAACCAAGGATCCTCATCTTCTAACCAAGGATCATCGGCTTCGAACCAGGGATCATCGTCTTCCAACCAGGGATCTTCATCTTCCAACCAAGGATCTTCGTCTTCCACCCAAGGATCATCGTCTGCTAATAACCAAGGTTCTTCTTCCTCAACCGAAACTTCCAATAACCAAGGATCTACATCTTCAAGCCAGGGTTCCTCCTCCAACCAGAGCTCTTCTTCATCTACAGAATCCAGCACTCAGGGATCATCATCCTCTAATCAGAGTTCTTCAGAGTCATCAACGTCAAACCAGAGCTCATCCTCATCCACCGAAGGTTCTTCATCTACAACGACAACTCAGAAACCGTTCAAGCCAGCTGAAAAGTGCGAAAGTGAGGAAACATTCCTTGCGGACAAAGAAAACTGTGCCAAATTCTACCGCTGCGTGGACAATGGCAAAGGTGGATTCACGAAGGTATCGTTCACCTGTCCGCCCAACACCCTCTGGGACCCAGAGGCCAACAGCTGCAACCATCCCAGTCAAATACAAAGCCAGCCGATGAAATGCAAAAAGGTCACAGGCTCAACATCATCCAATAGCACAAGTTCCACATCCTCTTCAACAACGGGAGGTTCCACATCCAACAGCGGTTCCTCGTCGAACCAGGGCTCCTCCTCTACCAGTGGTTCCTCATCAAATGGCGGCTCCTCCTCTGGCAATGAATCATCAACCTCATCATCCTCAACGTCATCATCGACAACCTCTTCATCCactagtaataataataacaatcaGGGGTCATCTTCATCGACCTCTAGCAGTTCGAATCAAGGATCAAGCAGTAGCGGCAGCAGTAGTGTGGTCACTAGCCCCACTCCATCAAATCCCTCAGAGACGTGCACACAAAATGGACAGTTTATTGGGGATCAGACGAACTGTGCAAAGTTCTATCGCTGCGTGGATAACGACAGAGGTGGCTTCAGCATGATTCCCTTCACTTGCGGTCCTGGCACGGTCTGGGATGCTCAAATCCAGAGCTGTAACCATGCTTGGGCAGTCAAGGGATGCGGTGGCTCCGCTACACCTTCGACGACACAAAGACCAACCACAATTTCAACTTCCACAGCCCGACCTTCGACATCTCGACCATCATCATCCACAACATCCACGTCCCGACCTTCCACATCGCGTCCTACCTCATCGGGACCTACCACATCGCGACCAACGACATCTCGACCATCATCATCCCCAACATCCACGTCCCGACCTTCCACATCGCGTCCTACCACATCGGGACCTACCACATCGCGACCTACGACATCTCAACCATCTCCATCCTCATCCACATCTCCACCAACTTCGACGAGCTCCCCCAACACCGATGGACAGTGCAGGTCCGAAGGATTTATGGCCGATCCTAACAACTGTTCCAAGTTCTATCGTTGTGTTAGCAATGGCAAAGGTGGCTTCACTCAGATACCTTTCCAATGTGGAGCCGGAACTGTCTGGGATCAGGACCTTCAAACATGCAACCACAACTTTAACAACTGCAATACCACAATAACAGCAGAGAGGCCTCCATGTGAGACGACAAACGAGACAACGACGACCGAAGCATCGACCCCACCGACGACCACAATGATCCCGACAACACCCTCCACCACAACGGAAATAACGACTACGACTATTTCCCCGCCAAGCACTACCACAGATATACCCAGCACAACTATGACATCAACGACGGGATCGGGATCAACTGGCAGCACAGAAACCTCAGAGCCTGTAACTACCACGATGAACCCATCCACAACCACGATGAAGCCGCTGCCAGCTGGTACGGAATGTGAGGGCGAGGGTTATATGGCTGATCCCGAGGATTGCCGAAAGTACTATCGATGCATAAACGCTGGCAACTCCTACAGAAGGTACAACTTCACATGCCCCCAGGGTACGGGATGGAACGAAGATGTCCAGACTTGTGATTACATGGCGAATATACCGAGGTGCTCAAAGTTACCGTCGACGACAACGGAGCCACCAACCACCACGACCACGATTTATACATCCACTACACCAACGGAGACGGAGAGTACGGTGACTGAGAGCCCTAAGGAACCTGAGACGACACCAACACCCAAACCAGAAGGTCCACCTACAACTACAGGAACTGAAAAACCCACCACAAAACCAACACCGGAAACAACCACAGGAACTGAAAAACCCACCACAAAACCAACACCGGAAACAACCACAGAAACTGAAAAACCCAccacaaaaccgaaaccggAAACAACCACAGAAAGTGAAAAACCCACCCCAAAACCTACCCCAGAACCAACCACAGAAACAACCAATGTTTCGAATGAATCAACAACTACTACTAATCAAGAAGATACGACTACAACATCTAGTCCAGGCTATAAGCCCTCCACTACCACCGCAGAACCAACAACTACCAATAttccggagccagagccagaaacGAACTACAACTGCACCGCAGAGGGCTTTTTCGCTGATCCCGAAGACTGCAGTCACTACTATCGCTGCGTGGATGGTAGCAAGAATGGGAAATATCAAGTATACAGCTTCAAATGCCCCAACGGTACAGTGTGGGATACGTCTGCAGACACCTGTAACTACGCGGATCAAGTGTCGGGAAATTGCTCTAGCTCTACTACAGGATCACCCACTACGACTACAGTCTACCCGGAGGAGACCACTGAACCGAGCACTACTGGATCCACCGAAACGACGACCCAGTCACCAAAGCCAGAAACGACAACCCAGTACCCAAAGCCAACCACGACCCAGTCATCAAAGCCAGAAACGACAACCCAGTCAGAAACCACGACTTCTACTTCCCCGATCGACACAACAACTACTGGAACAACTGAACCCACAACGACGGAAGTAATCACAACTACTTCATCTACCCCATCAACTAGTTCGAATGGCACTCAGCCATGTCCCACCACAGGCCCAGGACAGAATTTGTACGTTTGCCCCACCGGCTTCCGACGCCACCCAGAGAACTGCGGCATGTTCTATCAGTGCAGCGAGAACGCGGACAGCAACGACCTGAACATTGTGGTGTTCCAATGCCCCAATGGAACAGTATACCAGGACAAGTCGTGTAGCTGCGGCAAGCCCGAGGCGGGCGACACCTGCAACAAGGGTCAGAAGAGGACTAACCCCAACCTGTTCGAGGACCAAACGCGTCGCCAGAATATG ATACAAATAAGCACCACATCTCCACTTTGTCCCGACGAGGGACACTTTGCCCTGAACGAGGATGAGTGCAGCCAGCTGTTCGTCAAGTGCGGCTACTCGGAGCAGACGGGTCGCATCGAAGGCCAAATCTACCGCTGTCCGCAGGGCTTTGCCTACTGGAACGTGAGTCGCCGCTGCGAGCCAGCCAGGAAGCTGATGAACTGCACCCCCACCACCTACAATGTGGGCGGCAACGTGCCGCTGGAGTGGCTCAACATTGGCCATAGGCGTCGCAGTCTGCGTATTTAA